The Candidatus Poribacteria bacterium genome includes a region encoding these proteins:
- a CDS encoding mandelate racemase/muconate lactonizing enzyme domain-containing protein: protein MKISGKIQKVNVVDLRVPTSDTLLGSDPFHKKPNYSAVLTTIETDTGHLGISVAFTAGAGNDWIAYGVEDLAQLVIGMEVDTFVDDPGAFHRLLIDHHQLRWLADGVNRMAIGSIVNAMWDVWAKLIDKPLWKLLVDLPPEKIVQSIDWRYLRDALTPDEAAEILSKHWDSREVREQKLHQQGPKAYSTAGWLGLTDEQIIETVNQVKAAGLDCFKMKVGQDLEFDKKRLAFIREAIGSEARLMLDANQIWGVNEAIAYMEELAVFKPTWIEEPTARDDVLGFVKISRALEKHGIGVATGEQVPSPVIFKQLITSGAIQYCQIDATRLGGVNDVLGVILMAAKYGVPVCPHGGGIGLCNMIQHYAIWDQICVAAHSDTQVVEYLNFLQEDVFLHPIEVRDGAYVTPTAPGWGLEMYPDFIEKHIYPIGSVWQGREASGGVTFLA from the coding sequence ATGAAAATATCGGGCAAAATTCAAAAGGTTAACGTTGTTGATTTACGAGTTCCGACATCGGATACGCTACTCGGTTCCGATCCGTTCCATAAGAAGCCTAACTATTCCGCAGTGCTAACAACAATAGAAACAGATACTGGGCATCTCGGTATTTCAGTCGCCTTCACTGCTGGTGCTGGAAACGATTGGATCGCTTACGGGGTTGAAGACCTCGCACAACTCGTAATTGGGATGGAGGTGGACACTTTCGTTGATGATCCGGGTGCCTTTCACAGACTGCTCATAGACCATCACCAGTTACGCTGGCTCGCAGATGGTGTCAATCGGATGGCAATCGGGAGTATTGTCAATGCGATGTGGGATGTCTGGGCGAAACTAATTGATAAACCGCTTTGGAAATTGCTGGTCGATTTGCCACCGGAGAAAATTGTGCAGTCCATCGATTGGCGGTATCTACGCGATGCCCTGACCCCTGATGAAGCAGCAGAGATACTTAGCAAACACTGGGACAGTCGAGAAGTCCGTGAACAGAAACTCCATCAACAGGGACCGAAGGCGTATTCCACAGCGGGGTGGCTCGGTTTAACGGATGAGCAAATTATTGAGACCGTAAATCAAGTGAAAGCAGCCGGACTCGACTGCTTCAAAATGAAGGTCGGACAGGATTTGGAATTTGACAAGAAACGGCTCGCCTTCATACGCGAGGCGATCGGCTCAGAGGCACGTTTGATGTTGGATGCAAACCAGATTTGGGGTGTTAATGAAGCCATCGCCTATATGGAAGAATTGGCAGTGTTCAAGCCGACATGGATTGAGGAACCCACAGCACGCGATGATGTGCTCGGCTTCGTAAAAATATCGCGTGCCTTAGAGAAGCACGGCATCGGTGTCGCTACGGGAGAACAGGTGCCATCCCCTGTTATCTTCAAACAGTTAATCACGAGCGGGGCGATCCAGTATTGTCAGATTGATGCAACACGGCTCGGAGGCGTCAACGATGTGTTAGGGGTCATCTTAATGGCGGCAAAGTATGGTGTCCCTGTCTGTCCACACGGTGGCGGCATCGGGTTATGCAATATGATTCAACACTATGCCATCTGGGATCAAATTTGTGTCGCTGCACATTCGGATACACAGGTGGTTGAATACCTCAATTTCCTGCAAGAGGATGTTTTCCTACACCCCATCGAAGTTCGTGACGGTGCCTATGTTACACCGACAGCACCCGGTTGGGGACTTGAGATGTACCCGGACTTCATCGAAAAGCACATCTATCCGATAGGTTCAGTTTGGCAAGGCAGAGAGGCATCTGGTGGGGTCACTTTTCTGGCGTGA
- a CDS encoding DUF4282 domain-containing protein — protein sequence MKDFLKFKKMITPIIIPILFWVGAIICVIAGIVFIAMGATDNFGADGGEMVLMGFCYLFLGPIAIRFYCEFLIILFSVNDKLTDIKDLLKHQQDNDNQSNLSEE from the coding sequence ATGAAAGACTTTCTGAAATTCAAAAAGATGATCACACCAATTATCATTCCAATACTGTTTTGGGTCGGTGCCATTATCTGTGTCATTGCCGGAATTGTCTTTATTGCTATGGGAGCTACGGACAACTTTGGTGCTGATGGAGGTGAAATGGTACTTATGGGATTTTGTTACCTCTTTCTCGGTCCAATTGCCATACGTTTCTACTGTGAGTTCTTGATAATCCTATTTTCCGTTAACGATAAACTGACAGATATTAAAGATTTGTTGAAACACCAGCAAGATAACGATAATCAGAGCAATTTGTCAGAAGAATAA
- a CDS encoding aldolase/citrate lyase family protein — translation MEIRANRVKEKLAAGDLAYVISGLTNADDIDLFGPNGYDGVWLEGEHGAVDASRIGDLTRACDLWGMTSITRVNRNDQALIYRTLDCGSMGICVPHVNTKAEAQNVVDGTKFAPIGHRGMYTSRQGYGVDNYFDVANSQTLVIVLIEDIVAVNNLDEILTVDHIDVFFVAPSDLATSMGHIGNLTHPDVQNTIDTALARIQAAGRVAGTLTLDATVEKYVKAGVRFLMTGVGGWITSGAAAFKERAESAKN, via the coding sequence ATGGAAATAAGAGCAAACCGAGTAAAAGAGAAATTAGCTGCTGGTGATTTAGCATACGTCATCTCAGGACTCACGAATGCTGACGATATAGACCTCTTCGGTCCAAACGGATACGACGGCGTATGGCTGGAAGGCGAACACGGTGCTGTCGATGCATCGCGAATCGGCGATCTGACGCGGGCATGCGACCTCTGGGGCATGACCTCTATCACACGCGTCAATCGTAACGATCAGGCACTGATCTACCGCACGCTTGACTGTGGTTCGATGGGAATTTGTGTCCCGCACGTCAACACGAAAGCGGAGGCCCAAAACGTCGTGGACGGTACAAAGTTCGCCCCCATCGGTCACCGCGGGATGTATACGAGCCGCCAAGGCTATGGTGTGGACAACTATTTTGATGTCGCTAACTCACAAACGCTCGTCATCGTCTTGATTGAAGACATTGTCGCGGTTAACAACTTAGACGAGATTCTCACCGTCGACCATATTGATGTATTTTTCGTGGCACCATCGGATTTAGCGACTTCTATGGGGCATATCGGGAACCTTACCCACCCCGATGTTCAGAACACAATAGATACAGCACTTGCTCGTATCCAAGCGGCAGGACGAGTTGCTGGCACCTTGACGCTTGATGCCACGGTTGAGAAATATGTCAAGGCAGGTGTACGGTTCTTAATGACAGGTGTTGGCGGATGGATTACGTCCGGGGCGGCAGCATTTAAAGAACGCGCAGAAAGCGCGAAAAACTAA
- a CDS encoding CBASS cGAMP-activated phospholipase, with amino-acid sequence MKNTDTFHILALDGGGTRGMYTAQLLAKIEEVFGTRIKTCFDLIAGTSTGAIIAGAAVSDIPMVDIVELFDTETPHIFRRRWYRIPLFLSKYPSEQLAKVIAKHIPATPLGEIATPLMITSSEITKSEVHIFRSNYGSLDSEIAPTNQGVCLRDAILASCAAPTFFAPKSVDNLLLADGCLWANNPSAIAATEALSVFRKAPQEIRMLSIGTGHSVNMYQQRRGWGFLTGWGGAKLTSYVMTLQAQASAHATKLLLKGNYLRVNPEIDRWEIDTLTQSDNLKSLADRDFEKHAAEIRTFISA; translated from the coding sequence ATGAAAAACACAGACACTTTTCATATCCTCGCATTAGATGGCGGAGGCACCCGCGGCATGTACACCGCCCAACTTCTCGCTAAAATTGAAGAGGTTTTTGGAACGCGGATCAAAACCTGTTTCGATCTCATTGCTGGAACAAGTACAGGTGCCATCATCGCCGGTGCTGCTGTCTCCGACATCCCGATGGTGGATATCGTTGAACTTTTTGATACCGAGACACCACACATCTTCCGAAGGAGATGGTATCGCATCCCGTTGTTCCTCAGCAAATATCCAAGCGAACAACTCGCCAAGGTTATCGCCAAGCATATTCCCGCAACGCCTCTCGGTGAAATAGCAACGCCGTTGATGATAACAAGCTCAGAGATCACCAAAAGTGAAGTTCACATTTTTAGGTCCAATTATGGAAGTCTCGATTCGGAAATCGCTCCTACAAATCAAGGGGTCTGTTTACGAGATGCTATCCTCGCTTCTTGTGCTGCACCCACATTTTTTGCCCCAAAGTCCGTTGACAACCTCTTGTTAGCAGACGGCTGCTTATGGGCAAACAATCCTTCCGCAATTGCCGCCACAGAGGCACTCTCAGTATTTAGAAAAGCCCCGCAAGAGATTCGGATGCTATCCATCGGCACAGGACACTCGGTGAACATGTACCAACAAAGACGGGGTTGGGGATTTCTCACCGGATGGGGTGGCGCGAAACTAACCTCCTACGTGATGACATTGCAAGCCCAAGCATCCGCACATGCAACGAAACTGTTGCTAAAGGGCAATTATTTACGCGTCAATCCAGAAATCGATCGCTGGGAGATAGATACCCTTACGCAGTCAGACAACCTCAAATCTCTTGCCGATCGCGATTTTGAGAAGCATGCCGCAGAAATTAGAACATTTATTTCCGCCTAA
- a CDS encoding DUF4268 domain-containing protein yields the protein MPKVELDYLQSVELDKVWENEPGDFTPWLAEEENLKQLGETLGMELEFEGQELPVGNFRADILCRNTVDGSRVLIENQLTRTDHPHLGQLLTYAAGLDARTVVWIAKEFREEHRAALDRLNEITNESFQYFGIKIKVWQIVGNSARAPQFEIVSSPNNWSRTVSRETRGFEDKDLSEAQRLKQKYWSKLRDYMIQKDTPIKWGKLGHWGDQGFSIGRGNFGLVARQNSRDNFIAIILFMLGMDAKKHFDLLKEQQQQEIEDELGISLEWKKLPEGKQSLVLFSKRDTDPANEVDWQNQHEWLASNLEKFDEVFRPRVKALNADDWEPPEDEGDE from the coding sequence ATGCCTAAAGTAGAATTAGATTATCTTCAATCCGTTGAACTTGATAAAGTATGGGAGAACGAGCCGGGCGACTTTACACCGTGGTTAGCGGAGGAGGAAAACCTCAAACAACTTGGTGAAACACTCGGTATGGAACTTGAATTTGAAGGACAAGAATTGCCTGTTGGAAATTTCCGGGCGGATATCCTGTGCAGAAATACAGTAGATGGTTCGCGGGTGCTGATTGAAAACCAATTAACGAGAACCGACCACCCTCACCTCGGTCAACTTTTGACGTATGCAGCTGGATTGGATGCCCGGACAGTTGTCTGGATTGCAAAGGAGTTTCGAGAAGAACACCGTGCCGCGCTTGATCGGTTAAATGAAATTACAAACGAAAGTTTCCAGTACTTCGGGATAAAAATTAAGGTATGGCAAATTGTTGGAAATTCCGCTCGCGCCCCACAGTTTGAGATCGTTTCCAGCCCCAACAATTGGAGTCGTACGGTGAGTCGCGAAACACGAGGCTTTGAGGACAAAGATCTTTCCGAAGCCCAACGACTGAAGCAAAAGTACTGGTCCAAATTACGCGATTACATGATTCAGAAGGATACGCCGATTAAATGGGGCAAATTAGGACACTGGGGCGACCAAGGTTTCAGCATAGGGCGCGGCAATTTCGGATTAGTCGCACGACAGAACTCAAGAGACAACTTTATTGCTATTATACTCTTCATGCTCGGAATGGACGCTAAAAAGCATTTCGATTTGTTGAAGGAGCAGCAGCAGCAGGAAATTGAGGACGAACTTGGCATCTCACTTGAATGGAAAAAGTTACCTGAAGGTAAGCAAAGTTTAGTGTTATTTTCCAAAAGGGATACAGATCCAGCAAACGAGGTCGATTGGCAAAATCAACATGAATGGCTTGCTTCAAATCTCGAAAAGTTCGACGAGGTCTTCCGACCCCGCGTAAAAGCACTTAATGCTGATGACTGGGAACCTCCTGAAGACGAGGGTGATGAATAG
- a CDS encoding superoxide dismutase has translation MNRRNFLIQGSTAVAGLLLANSPLRLYADHHEHAHSHGHALPKLPYPHDALEPHIDKRTMEIHHGKHHQGYVNKLNAAIAHHHDLEHLSIEVLLRNIDKVPKDIRQAVINSGGGHANHTLFWSIMVPGGSEPTGKVAEAIQSTFGSFDAGSEMFTKAAKTHFGSGWAWLVVDDKKKLQIYSTSNQDSPLMKGHTPILGLDVWEHAYYLNYQNRRADYVDAWGKVVNWKQVNANYMAAMKA, from the coding sequence ATGAATCGTAGAAATTTTTTAATTCAGGGAAGCACTGCAGTGGCAGGGCTGCTTCTTGCAAACAGTCCGCTGCGCCTTTACGCAGACCACCACGAGCATGCACATAGCCATGGCCATGCGCTGCCAAAACTCCCGTACCCACACGATGCGCTTGAACCTCACATTGACAAACGCACGATGGAGATCCATCACGGAAAACACCACCAAGGCTATGTTAATAAACTCAATGCAGCGATTGCGCATCATCACGATTTGGAGCACCTCTCGATTGAGGTACTGCTTCGGAATATTGATAAAGTGCCGAAGGACATCCGTCAAGCCGTTATCAACAGTGGCGGCGGACACGCCAATCACACGCTCTTCTGGAGCATTATGGTTCCCGGTGGTAGCGAACCCACAGGGAAAGTCGCGGAGGCGATTCAATCCACATTCGGTTCATTCGATGCTGGTAGCGAGATGTTCACCAAAGCCGCGAAAACGCATTTCGGGTCAGGGTGGGCATGGCTTGTCGTTGATGATAAGAAGAAGTTGCAAATCTATTCGACATCGAATCAGGATAGTCCTTTGATGAAGGGACATACGCCTATCCTCGGTCTTGATGTCTGGGAACATGCCTATTATCTCAACTATCAGAACCGGCGCGCCGATTATGTTGATGCTTGGGGTAAGGTCGTCAATTGGAAACAGGTTAATGCCAACTATATGGCGGCGATGAAGGCTTAA